The Euphorbia lathyris chromosome 8, ddEupLath1.1, whole genome shotgun sequence genome has a window encoding:
- the LOC136203174 gene encoding caffeoylshikimate esterase: MASAEMEPLTSGASNRIIPILKTLRNFLVFLQTIFFSLLLLIFPRRRSSQPLSAELSLKRRSLWRLEEEDTLRRRALAEGIDMTDDGDCQCQWNTYLFSGVRRNALLCRSWLPVNGNLKGILIIIHGLNEHSGRYAQFAKQLTSCNFGVYAMDWIGHGGSDGLHGYVPSLDHVVADTGAFLEKIKLEHQGVPCFLFGHSTGGAVVLKAATHLRIENMLEGIVLTSPALRVKPAHPIVKAVAPIFSLVAPRFQFKGANKRGIPVSRDPAALIAKYSDPLVYTGPIRVRTGHEILRLSSYLTRNFKSVTVPFFVLHGTADKVTDPLASQDLYNEAASKFKDIRLYDGFLHDLLFEPEHEEIGQDIISWMEKRMCSKDTNVFSEW; the protein is encoded by the exons ATGGCATCGGCGGAGATGGAGCCACTCACATCAGGAGCTAGCAATCGCATCATtccaatcctaaaaaccctaagAAATTTCCTCGTCTTTCTCCAAACAATTTTTTTCTCCCTCCTCTTGCTTATCTTCCCTCGTCGTCGCTCCTCTCAGCCTCTGTCGGCGGAATTGTCTCTGAAGCGACGATCTCTTTGGCGACTTGAGGAGGAGGATACCTTAAGGAGGAGAGCTCTTGCCGAGGGCATCGATATGACCGATGATGGAGACTGCCAGTGCCAATGGAATACTTATCTCTTTTCCGGTGTTAGACGGAACGCACTCCTTTGCCGTTCGTGGTTACCGGTCAACGGCAATTTGAA GGGCATCTTAATTATTATTCATGGGCTTAATGAGCACAG TGGAAGATATGCTCAGTTTGCAAAGCAACTAACCTCGTGCAATTTTGGAGTTTATGCAATGGATTGGATAG GTCATGGTGGAAGTGATGGGCTGCACGGATATGTTCCTTCTCTAGACCATGTGGTAGCTGACACT GGGGCTTTCTTGGAAAAAATCAAGTTAGAGCACCAGGGAGTACCCTGTTTCCTTTTTGGTCACTCAACCGGAGGAGCTGTGGTTTTGAAA GCAGCTACACATCTCCGCATAGAGAACATGCTAGAGGGAATTGTACTGACATCACCAGCTTTGCGTGTTAAGCCAGCACATCCTATTGTCAAA GCTGTGGCTCCAATTTTTTCTCTGGTTGCCCCAAGGTTCCAATTTAAAGGAGCAAACAAAAGAGGCATTCCAGTTTCTAGGGATCCTGCAGCTCTTATAGCAAAGTACTCTGATCCTTTGGTGTATACAGGGCCCATAAGGGTTCGAACAGGGCATGAGATTTTGCGTTTATCCTCTTATTTGACACGTAATTTCAAGTCTGTGACAGTCCCATTCTTTGTTCTTCATGGAACTGCTGATAAAGTGACAGATCCACTTGCATCTCAGGATCTGTACAATGAGGCAGCCTCCAAGTTCAAAGACATAAGGCTCTATGATGGTTTCTTGCATGATCTCCTCTTTGAGCCTGAACATGAGGAGATTGGGCAGGATATCATAAGTTGGATGGAGAAGCGAATGTGTTCCAAGGATACAAATGTTTTTAGCGAGTGGTAG